A portion of the Mycobacterium paraseoulense genome contains these proteins:
- a CDS encoding NAD(P)/FAD-dependent oxidoreductase, which yields MSPGVIIVGSGPAGVAAAASFRDHDGDAPVRIFSADIDLPYARPPLSKEYLRGQTDDVALHPAQWFDDRAIELTPGAPVDRLDVAERAVYAGDQRHTYDTLILACGAAPAAPPIPGGRRALPLRSLADAAALRGAASTAASAVVIGSGFIGCEAAASLAMRGIPVTLVAPGALPQEKRLGPEAAERLRDLVTASGARHVGGVAVEEITDAGVRLGNGVTIDCDLVLAATGVTPQSGIAAAAGLDVRDSRVVVGSDMATSAPGVYAAGDVALARHEVAGRHLAIEHWQDATDQGAVAGGRAAGRPAKWDAVPGFWTSIGDSTLKYHAWGDGYERSRLLERDDGFTVWYDSGNAVVGVLTFNADDDYELGERLIAEHRPAPVPME from the coding sequence GTGAGTCCCGGGGTGATCATCGTCGGCAGCGGACCGGCCGGGGTGGCGGCGGCGGCGTCGTTCCGCGACCACGACGGCGACGCGCCGGTACGGATTTTCAGCGCCGACATCGACCTTCCCTATGCCCGGCCGCCGTTGAGCAAGGAGTACCTGCGCGGCCAGACCGACGACGTCGCCTTGCATCCCGCGCAATGGTTTGACGATCGGGCCATCGAATTGACCCCCGGCGCGCCGGTCGACCGGTTGGACGTTGCCGAAAGAGCAGTCTACGCAGGGGATCAGCGCCACACCTACGACACCCTGATCCTGGCCTGCGGCGCGGCTCCGGCGGCACCGCCGATCCCCGGTGGGCGGCGCGCACTCCCGCTGCGGTCGCTGGCCGACGCGGCCGCCCTTCGCGGCGCGGCAAGCACGGCCGCCTCGGCCGTGGTGATCGGCTCCGGATTCATCGGCTGCGAGGCCGCGGCGTCGTTGGCGATGCGCGGGATCCCGGTGACTTTGGTTGCCCCGGGCGCGCTTCCACAGGAGAAGCGGCTGGGCCCCGAAGCCGCCGAGCGGTTGCGCGACCTGGTGACCGCGTCGGGGGCCCGCCATGTGGGTGGGGTGGCGGTCGAGGAAATCACCGACGCCGGTGTGCGGCTGGGCAACGGCGTCACGATCGATTGCGACTTGGTGCTGGCCGCCACCGGTGTGACACCGCAGAGCGGGATCGCCGCCGCGGCCGGGCTGGACGTGCGTGACTCCCGCGTCGTCGTCGGCTCCGACATGGCCACCTCGGCGCCCGGCGTGTACGCCGCCGGCGACGTCGCGCTGGCACGCCACGAGGTCGCGGGGCGGCACCTGGCCATCGAGCACTGGCAAGACGCGACCGACCAGGGTGCCGTCGCCGGCGGCCGGGCAGCCGGCCGGCCTGCGAAATGGGATGCCGTACCGGGGTTTTGGACCTCGATCGGCGACTCGACGCTGAAGTACCACGCGTGGGGCGACGGCTACGAGCGCAGCCGGCTGCTCGAGCGTGACGACGGATTCACCGTCTGGTACGACTCGGGGAACGCGGTGGTCGGCGTCCTCACCTTCAACGCCGACGACGACTACGAGCTGGGTGAGCGCCTGATCGCCGAGCACCGGCCCGCCCCGGTGCCGATGGAATGA
- a CDS encoding sensor domain-containing protein, with product MTDPQDSYWQNPYTYDPLGRLPPAPPPVEPPVFTPPPAPPHRQPVNVLATLSLVFAFVFAPVGAILGHAGLAQIRRTGELGRDRARAGLALSYAFIAVAVVALVAWATLGGAPSTRTAAPTTTSTSAASPAGPGPVAPGALAALLPGADALKNITTDQNLEAGQTWDNPGGVSAGGAIDRPECWGSIAPGTPDAYTGDGLAGYHAAEFRDSRSFLKSTQVIQAVVAFRDPAAAQSQLAALLAGWRRCGGLTVTLTPPNGEGLQFAVGAPADAGNGITTLDLTPRGLQIRSARAIAAKANVIVDLMVSCSGTTDAEQPRLAGVGIATYVLGKIPG from the coding sequence GTGACCGACCCGCAGGACTCGTATTGGCAGAACCCGTACACGTACGACCCGCTGGGCCGGCTCCCGCCCGCCCCGCCCCCGGTGGAACCGCCGGTGTTCACGCCGCCGCCCGCACCGCCCCACCGGCAGCCCGTCAACGTGTTGGCGACGCTGTCGCTGGTGTTCGCGTTCGTGTTCGCCCCGGTCGGGGCGATCCTGGGGCACGCCGGGCTGGCGCAGATCCGGCGCACCGGCGAGCTCGGTCGGGACCGTGCGCGGGCGGGCTTGGCGTTGTCGTATGCGTTCATCGCCGTCGCCGTCGTCGCCCTGGTCGCGTGGGCGACCCTGGGCGGCGCCCCGTCCACCCGGACCGCCGCGCCCACGACGACCTCGACGAGCGCGGCGTCCCCGGCGGGCCCGGGCCCGGTCGCGCCCGGCGCCCTGGCGGCGCTGCTGCCCGGCGCCGACGCCCTGAAGAACATCACGACCGACCAGAACCTCGAGGCCGGCCAGACGTGGGACAACCCGGGGGGCGTCAGCGCGGGAGGGGCTATCGACCGGCCCGAATGCTGGGGCAGCATCGCGCCCGGGACGCCGGACGCCTATACCGGCGACGGGCTGGCCGGATACCACGCGGCGGAGTTCCGCGACTCGCGCAGCTTCCTCAAGTCGACCCAGGTCATCCAGGCGGTGGTGGCCTTCCGTGACCCGGCGGCGGCCCAGTCGCAGCTGGCGGCGCTGCTGGCGGGATGGCGTCGATGTGGCGGCCTGACCGTGACCCTGACACCACCCAACGGGGAGGGGCTCCAGTTTGCGGTCGGCGCGCCCGCCGATGCCGGCAACGGCATCACCACGTTGGACCTGACGCCCAGGGGCCTGCAGATCCGCTCGGCCCGCGCGATCGCCGCCAAGGCCAACGTCATCGTCGACCTGATGGTCTCCTGCAGCGGCACGACCGACGCCGAGCAGCCGCGGCTGGCCGGCGTGGGCATCGCCACCTACGTGCTGGGAAAGATCCCTGGCTAA
- a CDS encoding sensor domain-containing diguanylate cyclase, translating to MDSAGPDACLKDVAWCRRIALLVSFAIAATTWVGWAAGIDPLTRVYPTWPQMMPWTGLWLVALGAAILAQSGHPPRWRVWAGRGLAVLVAALAAITLLEYATHGLPGLDLMWFGDAVRTSQQAWPGRPSPQTCVSVLFLAAAAGLIRVDRWTRVVWPACMAAGGAIPFVTVGAYLFNALALVGYSPGTGQALMTALALLLLAAATTLARPDRFPVAWLLARPDKASLLRLAALLAALPVVVAVSRPIFTRLGLGEQADWTFSILLGTLLVGVITFAFIQNEQRLLIEKELVSKQRADAEARYRILADNAVDVIVHLRGADVAWISPSVEAAFGGPPERWTGARFSRQIHRDDRDAIVAALQRIAGGESVLQRFRIRSADGSFRWVDGHGKPYVDADGRTDGLIAALRIVDDQVEVEQRLERLARFDTLTGLVNRAEAIGRLAAALEQAQPPGTYVGVLFCDVDHFKEINDTWGHGIGDLVLATLAERVREGVRRGDTVGRTGGDEMLVLLPGVHSIDELTQIAEKIRCRAAQPIQVSGKTFSATLSIGATLALPGDSVDTVTARADAAMYQAKFGDRNTVVRN from the coding sequence ATGGACAGCGCCGGCCCCGACGCGTGCCTGAAAGACGTGGCCTGGTGCAGGCGCATCGCGCTGCTGGTGTCGTTTGCCATTGCCGCAACGACCTGGGTGGGCTGGGCGGCCGGGATAGACCCGCTGACGCGGGTCTATCCGACCTGGCCGCAGATGATGCCGTGGACCGGTCTGTGGCTGGTGGCGCTCGGTGCGGCGATCCTGGCGCAGTCGGGTCACCCCCCGCGGTGGCGCGTGTGGGCCGGTCGCGGCCTGGCCGTGCTTGTGGCCGCCCTGGCCGCCATCACCCTCCTGGAGTACGCCACTCACGGCCTGCCCGGCCTGGACCTGATGTGGTTCGGCGACGCGGTTCGCACATCGCAACAGGCGTGGCCGGGACGCCCGAGCCCGCAGACGTGCGTGTCGGTGCTGTTCCTGGCGGCGGCCGCCGGCCTGATACGGGTGGATCGGTGGACCCGCGTGGTCTGGCCCGCGTGCATGGCGGCCGGCGGGGCCATCCCCTTCGTCACGGTCGGGGCCTACCTGTTCAACGCCTTGGCGCTGGTGGGCTACTCGCCCGGGACCGGTCAGGCGCTCATGACGGCGCTGGCCCTGTTGCTGCTGGCCGCCGCGACGACGCTGGCACGCCCCGACCGCTTTCCGGTCGCCTGGCTGCTCGCCCGGCCCGACAAGGCGTCGCTGCTGCGGTTGGCGGCCCTGCTCGCCGCGCTTCCGGTCGTCGTCGCGGTGTCGCGGCCGATCTTCACGCGGCTCGGGCTGGGCGAGCAAGCCGATTGGACCTTCTCGATCCTGCTGGGCACCCTCCTCGTCGGGGTCATCACCTTTGCGTTCATCCAGAACGAGCAACGACTGCTGATCGAGAAGGAGCTGGTCAGCAAGCAGCGCGCGGACGCCGAGGCGCGGTACCGCATCCTCGCCGACAACGCGGTGGACGTCATCGTCCACCTTCGCGGGGCCGACGTCGCATGGATCTCGCCGTCGGTGGAGGCCGCGTTCGGCGGACCACCCGAACGATGGACCGGCGCGCGATTCAGTCGCCAGATCCACCGCGACGACCGCGACGCAATCGTGGCGGCCCTGCAGCGGATCGCCGGCGGTGAATCGGTGCTGCAGCGGTTCCGGATCCGCTCCGCCGACGGCAGCTTCCGCTGGGTCGATGGCCACGGGAAGCCCTATGTCGACGCCGACGGCCGGACCGATGGTCTCATCGCCGCGCTGCGCATCGTGGACGATCAGGTAGAGGTCGAGCAACGACTCGAACGGCTGGCCCGGTTCGACACCCTGACCGGCTTGGTCAACCGGGCCGAGGCGATCGGCCGGCTGGCCGCCGCGCTGGAGCAAGCGCAGCCGCCGGGAACGTATGTCGGCGTCTTGTTCTGCGACGTCGACCATTTCAAGGAAATCAACGACACCTGGGGTCACGGCATCGGGGACCTCGTGTTGGCGACTCTGGCGGAGCGGGTTCGGGAGGGCGTCCGCCGCGGGGACACCGTCGGCCGGACAGGGGGCGACGAAATGCTGGTCCTGCTGCCCGGCGTGCACAGCATCGACGAGCTCACCCAGATCGCCGAGAAGATTCGCTGCCGCGCCGCCCAACCGATCCAGGTCTCCGGCAAGACGTTCTCCGCCACCCTGAGCATCGGCGCCACCCTCGCCCTTCCCGGCGACTCCGTCGACACGGTCACCGCCAGGGCGGACGCGGCCATGTACCAGGCCAAGTTCGGGGACCGGAACACCGTCGTCCGGAATTGA
- a CDS encoding aldo/keto reductase, which translates to MKYLDVDGVGRVSRIGLGTWQFGSREWGYGEGYASGAARDIVRRSLALGVTLFDTAEVYGLGKSERILGEALGDERADVAVASKIMPVAPFPAVVKQRERASARRLGLDRIPLYQIHQSNPLVPDTVIMPGMRDLLDGGKIGAVGVSNYSLARWQKADAALGRPVVSNQVHFSLAHAGPLEDLVPFAERENRIVIAYSPLEQGLLGGKYGLDNRPGGVRALNSLFGTENLRRVEPLLQTLRDVATTVGAKPAQVALAWLISYPGVVAIPGASSVEQLEFNVAAADIELPPDAREALTGAARAFRPVSAGRFLTDLAREKLGRS; encoded by the coding sequence ATGAAGTATCTCGACGTGGACGGAGTGGGACGGGTCAGCCGGATCGGCTTGGGCACCTGGCAGTTCGGGTCACGGGAATGGGGCTACGGGGAGGGCTACGCCTCGGGCGCCGCGCGTGACATCGTGCGCCGCTCCCTCGCCCTGGGGGTGACGCTGTTCGACACCGCCGAGGTGTACGGGCTGGGCAAGAGCGAGCGGATCCTCGGCGAGGCGCTCGGTGACGAGCGCGCCGACGTCGCGGTGGCCAGCAAGATCATGCCGGTCGCGCCGTTCCCCGCAGTGGTCAAGCAGCGCGAGCGCGCCAGCGCGCGGCGGCTGGGCCTCGACCGCATCCCGCTCTACCAGATTCACCAGTCCAACCCGCTGGTCCCCGACACGGTGATCATGCCGGGCATGCGCGACCTGCTCGACGGCGGCAAGATCGGCGCGGTCGGCGTCTCCAACTACTCGCTCGCGCGCTGGCAGAAGGCCGACGCAGCGCTCGGCCGGCCGGTCGTCAGCAATCAGGTCCACTTCTCGCTCGCCCACGCCGGGCCGCTGGAGGACCTGGTGCCCTTCGCAGAGAGGGAGAACCGCATCGTGATCGCCTACAGCCCGCTCGAGCAGGGGCTGCTGGGCGGCAAATACGGCCTCGACAACCGCCCCGGCGGTGTGCGGGCGCTGAACTCGCTGTTCGGCACCGAGAACCTGCGCCGGGTCGAGCCGCTGTTGCAGACGCTGCGCGACGTGGCGACCACGGTCGGCGCCAAGCCGGCTCAGGTGGCGCTGGCCTGGCTGATCAGTTATCCAGGTGTCGTCGCCATCCCCGGCGCGTCGAGCGTCGAGCAACTGGAATTCAACGTCGCCGCCGCCGACATCGAACTGCCCCCGGACGCCCGCGAGGCACTCACCGGGGCGGCCCGCGCCTTCCGGCCGGTCTCGGCCGGGCGCTTCCTGACCGACCTGGCCCGCGAGAAGCTGGGCCGGAGTTAG
- a CDS encoding zinc-dependent alcohol dehydrogenase, with protein sequence MKAVTWHGKRDVRVESVPDPKIEKPTDAIVEVTSTNICGSDLHLYEILGAFMKPGDILGHEPMGIVREVGDETGDLRVGDRVVIPFQISCGSCYMCDQRLYTQCETTQVREQGMGAALFGYSELYGEIPGGQAELLRVPQAQFTHIKVPVGPPDSRFVYLSDVLPTAWQAVAYADIPEGGTVAVLGLGPIGDMAARIADHLGYRVIAVDLVPERLARAAQRGIHTVDLALLDSPLGDAIRDLTDGRGTDSVIDAVGMEAHGSPAAQLMQQATGLLPDFVAKRLMQTAGVDRLSALYSAIDIVRRGGTISLIGVYGGMADPLPMLTLFDKQVTLRMGQANVKRWVADIMPLLTDDDPLGVDSFASHELPLDQAPHAYEIFQKKQDGAVKVILKP encoded by the coding sequence ATGAAGGCTGTCACCTGGCACGGCAAGCGCGACGTGCGAGTGGAATCGGTGCCCGACCCCAAGATCGAGAAGCCCACCGACGCCATCGTCGAAGTCACGTCGACCAACATCTGCGGATCCGATCTGCATCTCTACGAGATCCTCGGGGCGTTCATGAAGCCCGGGGACATCCTGGGGCACGAGCCGATGGGGATCGTGCGTGAGGTCGGCGACGAAACGGGCGACCTACGGGTCGGGGACCGGGTCGTCATCCCCTTCCAAATCTCCTGTGGTAGTTGCTACATGTGCGACCAGCGGCTCTACACCCAGTGCGAAACGACCCAGGTGCGCGAGCAGGGTATGGGAGCCGCACTCTTCGGCTACTCGGAGCTCTACGGCGAAATCCCCGGCGGCCAAGCCGAACTGCTGCGCGTCCCCCAGGCGCAGTTCACCCACATCAAAGTCCCTGTGGGACCGCCGGATTCGCGGTTCGTCTATCTGTCCGACGTGTTGCCGACGGCATGGCAGGCGGTCGCGTACGCCGACATACCCGAGGGCGGCACGGTGGCCGTGCTCGGCCTGGGTCCCATCGGGGACATGGCCGCACGCATCGCCGACCACCTCGGCTACCGGGTGATCGCCGTCGACCTGGTGCCAGAGCGCCTGGCGCGCGCCGCGCAACGCGGCATCCACACCGTCGACCTGGCGCTCCTCGACTCACCGCTCGGGGATGCGATCCGCGACCTCACCGACGGCCGCGGGACCGACTCGGTGATCGACGCGGTCGGCATGGAGGCCCACGGTTCCCCGGCCGCCCAGCTGATGCAGCAGGCCACCGGATTGCTGCCGGACTTCGTGGCCAAGCGGCTCATGCAGACGGCCGGCGTGGACCGGCTCAGCGCCCTGTACTCCGCCATCGACATCGTGCGGCGCGGCGGGACGATCTCCCTGATCGGCGTGTACGGCGGGATGGCGGACCCGCTGCCGATGCTCACCCTGTTCGACAAGCAGGTGACGCTGCGGATGGGCCAGGCGAACGTGAAGCGGTGGGTGGCCGACATCATGCCACTGCTCACCGACGACGACCCCCTGGGCGTCGACAGCTTCGCCTCACACGAGCTCCCCCTCGACCAGGCGCCGCACGCCTACGAGATCTTTCAGAAGAAGCAGGACGGGGCGGTGAAGGTCATCCTCAAGCCGTAA
- the glgX gene encoding glycogen debranching protein GlgX, with product MTSAETPAPTPTGEVWPGRAYPLGATYDGAGTNFAVFSEVAERVELCLFDADGTESRVTLPEVDGFVWHAYIPNIEPGQRYGYRVHGPYDPQNGLRCNPNKLLVDPYSKAIDGSFEWDQALFSYNFGDPDSRNDDDSAAFMPKSVVINPYFDWGNDRPPDHQYADTVIYEAHVKGLTQTHPDIPEQLRGTYSAVAHPVIIDHLKSLGVTAVELMPVHHFANDSTLVDKGLSNYWGYNTIGFFAPDFKYSSATSPGGQVQEFKAMVRALHDAGIEVILDVVYNHTAEGNHMGPTLSMRGIDNAAYYRLVDDDKRYYMDYTGTGNSLNVGHPHALQLIMDSLRYWVLEMHVDGFRFDLAATLAREFYDVDRLATFFELVQQDPTISQVKLIAEPWDVGPGGYQVGNFPPQWTEWNGKYRDAVRDFWRGEPSTLDEFAYRLTGSADLYEHTARRPVASINFVIAHDGFTLRDLVSYNEKHNEANGEDNNDGESHNRSWNCGAEGPTDDPDVNALRARQQRNFLTTLLLSQGVPMICHGDELGRTQNGNNNGYCQDNELTWIDWAKADHGLLEFTRVVSALRGGHPVFRRRRFFSGKPLGRRGQDGLADIAWFTPEGTEMTEEDWGAGFAKSVAVFLNGHGIPDRDARGQRVLDDSFLMCFNAHYEPIEFTLPPKEFGASWQLVVFTGPEEETPAEEVPGGGILTVDAHTAVVLQAPDGG from the coding sequence ATGACCTCCGCAGAGACCCCAGCCCCCACACCCACCGGAGAGGTGTGGCCGGGCCGCGCCTACCCCCTGGGCGCCACCTACGACGGGGCGGGCACCAATTTCGCCGTGTTCAGCGAGGTGGCCGAGCGGGTGGAGCTGTGCCTGTTCGACGCCGACGGCACCGAGAGCCGGGTCACCCTGCCCGAGGTCGACGGGTTCGTCTGGCACGCCTACATCCCCAACATCGAACCCGGCCAGCGCTACGGCTACCGGGTCCACGGCCCGTACGATCCGCAGAACGGTCTGCGGTGCAACCCGAACAAGCTGCTGGTCGACCCGTATTCGAAGGCCATCGACGGCTCGTTCGAGTGGGATCAGGCCCTGTTCAGCTACAACTTCGGCGACCCCGACAGCCGCAACGACGACGACTCCGCCGCCTTCATGCCCAAGTCAGTCGTGATCAACCCCTACTTCGACTGGGGCAACGACCGGCCGCCGGACCACCAGTACGCCGACACAGTCATCTACGAGGCGCACGTCAAGGGCTTGACGCAGACCCACCCCGACATCCCCGAACAGCTGCGCGGCACGTATTCGGCCGTGGCGCACCCCGTGATCATCGACCACCTCAAGAGCCTGGGCGTCACCGCGGTCGAACTGATGCCGGTGCACCACTTCGCCAATGACTCCACCCTGGTGGACAAGGGCCTCTCGAATTACTGGGGCTACAACACGATCGGGTTCTTCGCGCCCGACTTCAAATACTCCAGCGCCACGTCCCCGGGCGGGCAGGTGCAGGAGTTCAAGGCGATGGTGCGGGCGCTGCACGACGCCGGCATCGAGGTCATCCTCGACGTCGTCTACAACCACACGGCCGAGGGCAATCACATGGGCCCGACGCTGTCGATGCGGGGTATCGACAACGCCGCCTACTACCGGCTGGTCGACGACGACAAGCGCTACTACATGGACTACACCGGCACGGGCAACAGCCTCAACGTCGGACACCCGCACGCGCTGCAGCTGATCATGGACTCCCTGCGCTACTGGGTCCTCGAGATGCACGTCGACGGCTTCCGGTTCGACCTGGCCGCCACGCTGGCGCGCGAGTTCTACGACGTGGACCGCCTGGCGACGTTTTTCGAACTGGTACAACAGGATCCGACCATCAGCCAGGTCAAGCTGATCGCCGAACCGTGGGACGTCGGACCGGGCGGCTACCAGGTCGGCAACTTCCCGCCGCAATGGACGGAGTGGAACGGCAAGTACCGCGACGCCGTCCGCGACTTCTGGCGCGGCGAGCCGTCGACGCTCGACGAGTTCGCCTACCGGTTGACCGGGTCCGCCGACCTCTACGAGCACACCGCACGCCGGCCGGTGGCCTCGATCAACTTCGTCATCGCCCACGACGGGTTCACATTGCGCGACCTGGTGTCCTACAACGAGAAACACAACGAGGCCAACGGCGAGGACAACAACGACGGCGAGAGCCACAACCGCTCGTGGAATTGCGGCGCGGAGGGGCCGACCGACGACCCGGACGTCAACGCGCTGCGTGCCCGCCAGCAGCGCAACTTCCTGACCACGCTGCTGCTGTCGCAGGGTGTGCCGATGATCTGCCACGGCGACGAGCTGGGGCGCACGCAGAACGGCAACAACAACGGCTACTGCCAGGACAACGAGCTCACCTGGATCGACTGGGCGAAGGCGGATCACGGCCTGCTGGAATTCACTCGCGTCGTCTCTGCGCTGCGGGGCGGCCACCCGGTCTTCCGCAGGCGCCGATTCTTTTCCGGCAAGCCGCTGGGCCGCCGCGGCCAGGACGGGCTGGCCGACATCGCCTGGTTCACCCCGGAGGGTACCGAGATGACCGAGGAGGACTGGGGCGCGGGATTCGCGAAGTCCGTCGCGGTGTTCCTCAACGGGCACGGCATCCCCGACCGCGACGCGCGGGGGCAGCGGGTGCTCGACGACTCGTTCCTGATGTGCTTCAACGCCCACTACGAGCCGATCGAATTCACTTTGCCACCAAAGGAATTCGGTGCCTCCTGGCAACTGGTGGTGTTCACCGGACCCGAAGAGGAGACGCCCGCGGAGGAGGTGCCCGGGGGAGGCATTCTGACCGTGGACGCCCATACGGCCGTGGTGTTGCAGGCCCCCGACGGCGGCTGA
- a CDS encoding SDR family oxidoreductase, whose protein sequence is MVVGASSGLGRCIGIGLAQRGDQVALLARRRERIEAAAKEAGRGAIAIECDVTDEASCRSAIAAAADALGGIDNIVYTPAVGPLVRMVDTDAAAWRRIFDTNVIGAALVTAAAVPHLTVSAGKAVYLSSDAGTFGPPWPGLGAYGVSKAALERMVDAWRAEHPDIGFTTLIVGECPGGEGDAATGMNIGWDMDLAMKAVPLWASRGCMPGKLMPVEDLIDVVHTILRTNAATSMPVVVARGAPASPAAFAES, encoded by the coding sequence GTGGTGGTGGGCGCCTCGAGCGGGCTGGGTCGTTGTATCGGGATCGGTCTCGCCCAGCGCGGCGACCAGGTCGCCCTGTTGGCCCGGCGCCGCGAACGCATCGAGGCGGCGGCCAAGGAGGCCGGCCGGGGCGCGATCGCCATCGAATGCGACGTCACCGACGAGGCGTCGTGCCGGTCGGCGATCGCCGCCGCCGCCGACGCCCTGGGCGGCATCGACAACATCGTCTACACCCCCGCCGTCGGGCCGCTGGTCCGCATGGTCGACACCGACGCCGCCGCGTGGCGGCGCATCTTCGACACCAACGTGATCGGCGCGGCGCTCGTAACGGCCGCGGCGGTGCCCCACCTGACGGTCTCCGCGGGCAAGGCGGTCTACCTGTCCTCCGACGCCGGCACGTTCGGGCCGCCGTGGCCGGGCCTGGGCGCCTACGGCGTCAGCAAGGCGGCCCTGGAGAGAATGGTCGACGCGTGGCGGGCCGAACACCCCGACATCGGCTTCACCACCCTCATCGTCGGCGAATGCCCGGGCGGCGAGGGGGACGCGGCGACGGGAATGAACATCGGCTGGGACATGGACCTCGCCATGAAGGCCGTCCCGCTGTGGGCCTCCCGCGGCTGCATGCCCGGCAAGCTGATGCCGGTCGAGGACCTCATCGACGTGGTGCACACCATCCTGCGGACCAACGCCGCGACCTCGATGCCGGTCGTGGTGGCCAGGGGAGCGCCCGCCAGCCCCGCCGCGTTCGCGGAGTCCTAA
- a CDS encoding hemerythrin domain-containing protein, giving the protein MAQSAITSPTDVVDFLVSQHQQIKALFAETLAASGKEREKAFVKLRRLLAVHETAEEEIVHPRAKRKLSDGSAVVDERLHEEHEAKTVLQKLEKLDVDSEEFTRLLTKLRDAVLEHAEHEEHDEFAKLGQELSDEELERMGRAAKLAEAIAPTRPHAGVESQAANLAAGPFAAMLDRARDAIVGKG; this is encoded by the coding sequence ATGGCTCAGAGCGCCATCACGTCGCCCACCGATGTGGTCGACTTTCTCGTCAGTCAACACCAGCAGATCAAAGCGTTGTTCGCCGAAACGCTGGCGGCGTCGGGGAAAGAACGCGAGAAGGCGTTCGTAAAACTCCGGCGACTGCTGGCCGTCCACGAAACGGCCGAAGAGGAGATCGTGCACCCGCGGGCCAAGCGGAAGCTCTCCGACGGGTCCGCGGTGGTCGACGAGCGACTGCACGAAGAGCATGAGGCCAAGACGGTCCTGCAGAAGCTGGAGAAGCTCGACGTCGACAGCGAGGAGTTCACCCGCCTGCTGACGAAACTGCGTGACGCGGTCCTCGAGCATGCCGAGCACGAGGAGCACGACGAATTCGCCAAGCTCGGGCAGGAATTGAGCGACGAGGAACTCGAACGGATGGGCCGCGCGGCCAAGCTTGCCGAGGCGATCGCGCCGACCCGCCCGCACGCCGGCGTCGAGTCGCAGGCGGCCAACCTGGCCGCCGGACCGTTCGCGGCGATGCTGGACCGGGCCCGCGACGCCATCGTCGGCAAGGGCTAG
- a CDS encoding UdgX family uracil-DNA binding protein (This protein belongs to the uracil DNA glycosylase superfamily, members of which act in excision repair of DNA. However, it belongs more specifically to UdgX branch, whose founding member was found to bind uracil in DNA (where it does not belong), without cleaving it, appears to promote DNA repair by a pathway involving RecA, rather than base excision.) yields the protein MTATKAPGAARYLPEERGLDSLRAAAECCRGCPIFADATQTVFGRGDRGAPIMLVGEQPGDQEDRAGKPFVGPAGRLLARALEDAGIDPASTYETNAVKHFKFTRKGGKRRIHQKPGRTEVVACRPWLIAEIEAVRPQVIVCLGATAAQSLLGTAFRVSAQRGRQVRPPSSVVDVEPEPIVVATVHPSAVLRDRSDRHDEAYRLFVDDLRNARSVIVANG from the coding sequence GTGACCGCGACCAAAGCTCCAGGCGCCGCCCGCTACCTGCCCGAGGAGCGGGGGCTGGATTCGCTGCGGGCGGCGGCCGAATGTTGCCGCGGCTGCCCGATTTTCGCCGATGCCACCCAGACGGTGTTCGGCCGCGGCGACCGGGGCGCACCCATCATGCTGGTGGGTGAGCAGCCGGGCGACCAGGAGGACCGCGCGGGGAAGCCGTTCGTCGGGCCGGCCGGCCGGCTGCTCGCCCGGGCCCTCGAAGACGCCGGCATCGATCCGGCGTCGACGTATGAGACCAACGCGGTCAAGCACTTCAAGTTCACCCGCAAGGGCGGCAAGCGGCGGATCCACCAAAAGCCCGGCCGCACCGAGGTGGTCGCCTGCCGGCCCTGGCTCATCGCCGAGATCGAGGCGGTGCGGCCCCAAGTCATCGTGTGTCTCGGCGCGACCGCCGCGCAATCCCTTCTGGGAACGGCCTTTCGGGTCTCCGCGCAGCGGGGCCGGCAAGTGCGGCCGCCCTCGTCCGTCGTGGACGTGGAGCCGGAACCGATCGTGGTGGCGACGGTTCATCCGTCGGCGGTGTTGCGCGACCGCAGCGATCGGCACGACGAGGCCTACCGGCTTTTCGTCGACGACCTGCGCAACGCGCGTTCCGTGATCGTGGCTAACGGCTGA